One region of Mus musculus strain C57BL/6J chromosome 3, GRCm38.p6 C57BL/6J genomic DNA includes:
- the Anxa5 gene encoding annexin A5: MATRGTVTDFPGFDGRADAEVLRKAMKGLGTDEDSILNLLTSRSNAQRQEIAQEFKTLFGRDLVDDLKSELTGKFEKLIVAMMKPSRLYDAYELKHALKGAGTDEKVLTEIIASRTPEELSAIKQVYEEEYGSNLEDDVVGDTSGYYQRMLVVLLQANRDPDTAIDDAQVELDAQALFQAGELKWGTDEEKFITIFGTRSVSHLRRVFDKYMTISGFQIEETIDRETSGNLEQLLLAVVKSIRSIPAYLAETLYYAMKGAGTDDHTLIRVVVSRSEIDLFNIRKEFRKNFATSLYSMIKGDTSGDYKKALLLLCGGEDD, encoded by the exons ATG GCTACGAGAGGCACTGTGACTGACTTCCCTGGATTTGATGGCAGGGCTGATGCAGAAGTCCTTCGGAAGGCCATGAAAGGCTTGG GTACCGATGAGGACAGCATCCTGAACCTGTTGACATCCCGAAGCAATGCTCAGCGCCAGGAAATTGCTCAGGAGTTTAAGACTCTGTTTGGCAGG GACCTTGTGGATGACCTGAAGTCTGAACTGACTGGAAAGTTTGAGAAGTTAATTGTGGCTATGATGAAGCCCTCACGACTCTACGATGCCTACGAGCTGAAGCATGCTCTTAAG GGAGCTGGTACAGACGAGAAAGTATTGACCGAGATTATTGCTTCAAGGACACCTGAAGAACTCAGTGCCATAAAACAAGTTTATGAAGAAG AATATGGTTCCAACCTGGAAGATGATGTGGTGGGGGATACTTCAGGGTACTACCAGAGGATGTTGGTGGTCCTCCTTCAG GCGAATAGAGACCCTGATACTGCAATTGATGATGCTCAAGTTGAACTGGATGCTCAG GCATTGTTCCAGGCTGGAGAGCTGAAGTGGGGGACAGATGAAGAAAAATTCATCACCATCTTTGGGACACGCAGTGTGTCTCATTTAAGAAGAG TGTTTGACAAGTACATGACCATATCAGGATTTCAGATTGAGGAAACCATTGATCGAGAGACCTCGGGGAACTTGGAGCAGCTGCTCCTGGCTGTCG tgAAGTCTATTCGGAGCATACCTGCCTACCTTGCAGAGACCCTCTACTATGCCATGAAG GGTGCTGGGACGGACGATCACACCCTCATCAGAGTCGTGGTGTCGAGGAGTGAGATTGACCTGTTTAACATAAGGAAGGAGTTTAGGAAGAACTTCGCCACCTCCCTGTATTCTATGATCAAG GGCGACACATCTGGAGACTATAAGAAGGCCCTGCTGCTGCTCTGCGGGGGCGAGGATGACTGA
- the 1810062G17Rik gene encoding uncharacterized protein LOC72282, protein MGSSFKSCTWQCQSLRAEMVSLPNSACNFKDPRCKPPDLLHTHGRWYNPLLLQPHEQFLISLCQRKNVGCRRKGPPGYKRPSTRCVVGRVCWPQMTHRPGIPRGHPRRTSAQKGNEEGKHANKAFPVLV, encoded by the exons ATGGGCAGCTCTTTTAAGAGCTGTACCTGGCAGTGTCAAAGCCTCAGAGCGGAAATGGTTTCACTTCCAAACTCAGCCTGTAACTTCAAAGACCCCAGGTGCAAG CCTCCCGACCTCCTGCATACGCATGGCAGATGGTACAACCCTTTGCTTCTCCAGCCACATGAGCAATTTCTTAtcagtctctgt CAAAGAAAAAACGTAGGCTGCAGAAGAAAGGGCCCTCCAGGGTATAAAAGGCCCAGCACTCGGTGTGTTGTGGGGCGCGTTTGCTGGCCACAAATGACTCATCGTCCAGGAATCCCAAGAGGCCACCCGAGGAGGACTTCAGCTCAGAAGGGAAATGAAGAGGGAAAACATGCTAACAAAGCCTTCCCAGTTTTAGTCTGA